The Terriglobia bacterium genome includes a region encoding these proteins:
- a CDS encoding transposase — protein sequence MPWGLKRYQQARCLHFITFSCYRREPLLATARARDTFEEELERVRRWYGFYVCGYAVMPEHVHLLVSEPERKQLSVAIQMLKQIVSRKLRRPGERQFWQTRYYDFPVSSEKKRLEKLHYIHQNPVKRGLVKRPDDWKWSSFLHVATGREGTVEIESQWTARKRERTGNDLRMVRRQELPHPVAPKPGATRVGQPQK from the coding sequence ATGCCTTGGGGACTGAAGCGTTACCAGCAGGCGCGCTGCCTGCACTTCATCACCTTCAGTTGTTATCGGCGCGAGCCGCTGCTGGCGACGGCGCGGGCGCGGGACACCTTCGAAGAGGAACTGGAGCGCGTGCGCCGTTGGTACGGATTCTATGTCTGCGGATACGCGGTCATGCCCGAGCACGTGCACCTGCTGGTCAGCGAACCTGAGCGCAAACAGCTTTCGGTTGCGATCCAGATGTTGAAGCAGATCGTGTCGCGCAAGCTCCGCCGGCCCGGTGAGCGCCAGTTCTGGCAGACCCGTTACTACGATTTTCCGGTCTCGAGCGAAAAGAAGCGGCTGGAAAAGTTGCACTACATCCATCAGAATCCAGTGAAGCGCGGGCTCGTGAAACGGCCCGACGATTGGAAGTGGAGCAGCTTTCTGCACGTCGCGACCGGACGCGAGGGGACCGTCGAGATCGAATCGCAATGGACCGCGCGCAAGCGAGAGCGAACGGGAAATGACTTGCGGATGGTGCGCCGTCAGGAACTACCCCACCCTGTCGCTCCAAAACCGGGAGCGACAAGGGTGGGGCAACCTCAAAAGTAG
- a CDS encoding aminotransferase class V-fold PLP-dependent enzyme — MSQLEIPPEQFWRVAGYILSLANDYLGELDTLPTFPPDATGAELSQAFAEPLPQQGAGEDALVALMGVLRWSRPPSPRFFGYVLGSGDPIAACADLLASVMNQNVTAWRTSPAAVTLERIVVGWLGEAIGCRDFSGSLTGGGSSANTMALAMAREARLPANEDGAQPAIVYASDEVHMSIPKAVALLGLGRKNLRLIPTDENFRMRSAELEKQIEADQRAGKKAIAVVASAGTVSTGAIDPLPEIADICRRHHLWLHVDGAYGALAAIAAPEKFPGLSLADSISLDPHKWLYQPLDCGCLLYRDPQHARAAFAHSGDYARSLSQDPVEGFAFFEESLELSRRFRALKLWLSLRYHGLNAFRDAIRADLDHAQQLAELVRANEKLELLAPVELSAVCFRYVWRGSPAREEDLNALNERILKRVIQRGRVFISNAVIHGKFALRACFVNHRTKSEDVQAVVDEVIAAATEV; from the coding sequence ATGTCCCAACTCGAAATTCCTCCCGAACAATTCTGGCGCGTGGCCGGCTACATCCTCTCGCTCGCCAATGATTATCTCGGCGAACTCGACACGCTCCCCACATTCCCGCCCGATGCCACCGGCGCGGAACTCAGCCAGGCGTTTGCCGAACCTCTGCCGCAGCAAGGCGCGGGAGAAGACGCGCTCGTCGCCCTGATGGGCGTGCTCCGCTGGTCGCGCCCGCCCAGTCCGCGTTTTTTCGGGTACGTGCTCGGCTCCGGCGATCCCATTGCCGCCTGCGCCGATCTGCTCGCCAGCGTGATGAACCAAAACGTCACCGCCTGGCGTACTTCGCCGGCCGCGGTCACCCTCGAACGCATCGTCGTGGGCTGGCTGGGGGAGGCGATCGGCTGCCGCGACTTCTCGGGAAGCCTTACTGGTGGCGGATCTTCAGCCAATACGATGGCGCTGGCCATGGCCCGCGAAGCACGTCTGCCGGCCAACGAAGACGGCGCCCAGCCCGCCATCGTGTACGCCTCCGATGAAGTTCACATGTCCATTCCCAAAGCGGTGGCGCTGCTCGGCTTGGGCCGCAAGAACCTGCGCCTGATTCCGACTGACGAAAACTTCCGCATGCGTTCTGCGGAACTCGAAAAACAGATTGAGGCCGACCAGCGCGCAGGCAAGAAGGCCATCGCAGTGGTCGCCTCCGCCGGCACGGTGAGCACCGGTGCCATTGATCCGCTGCCCGAAATTGCCGACATCTGCCGCCGCCACCATCTCTGGCTGCACGTGGACGGCGCTTATGGTGCGCTCGCTGCCATCGCCGCGCCCGAAAAGTTTCCCGGCCTCTCGCTCGCCGACTCCATCTCGCTCGATCCGCACAAGTGGCTCTACCAGCCTCTGGACTGCGGCTGCCTGCTCTATCGCGATCCGCAGCACGCGCGCGCCGCCTTCGCCCACAGCGGCGATTACGCGCGCTCGCTCAGCCAGGACCCGGTGGAAGGGTTTGCGTTTTTCGAGGAGTCGCTGGAATTGTCGCGCCGCTTCCGCGCGCTCAAGCTCTGGCTCTCGCTGCGCTATCACGGGCTGAACGCTTTTCGCGACGCCATCCGCGCCGATCTCGACCACGCCCAACAACTCGCCGAACTGGTCCGCGCCAACGAGAAGCTCGAATTGCTGGCGCCGGTCGAGTTGAGCGCTGTGTGTTTCCGCTACGTGTGGCGCGGGTCTCCGGCCCGCGAGGAGGACCTGAACGCGCTCAATGAGCGCATCCTCAAGCGCGTCATCCAGCGCGGTCGCGTATTCATCTCCAACGCGGTCATCCACGGCAAGTTCGCGCTGCGCGCCTGCTTTGTCAATCACCGCACAAAATCGGAGGACGTGCAGGCGGTCGTCGACGAAGTCATCGCTGCCGCCACCGAGGTCTAA
- a CDS encoding GHMP kinase, with product MPSQNDRRAVLAKAPCRADLAGATIDLWPLYLFHPGSVTVNFAVSVMTTCRITPLAGKAIQLKSLDTGREERFADLEALCRAPKYAHPLAARLLQFFQPEGGLALETTSESPAGAGIAGSSALMIAATGALARYTGRRIGREQMRVLAQNVEAQLINVPTGCQDYYPALYGGVSAIHLDTDQVRREALPVAPEEIEARFLLVYTGAPRASGINNWEVFKAHIDGDRKVVRNFERMAQISRAMHGALSHGDWDEVARLLLDEWKFRKSNYAGISTPLIDNLVAVAAKNGGRAAKVCGAGGGGCVVFMVREDAKQRVAEALRQAGGRVLPFRVASDGLVISAVNTETKQPHLPSAGRSGAPSPRGRA from the coding sequence ATGCCATCTCAAAATGATCGCCGCGCGGTGCTGGCCAAGGCCCCCTGCCGCGCCGACCTGGCCGGCGCCACCATTGACCTGTGGCCGCTGTATCTGTTTCATCCCGGAAGCGTTACGGTCAATTTTGCGGTCAGTGTCATGACCACCTGCCGCATCACTCCGCTCGCCGGTAAAGCCATTCAGCTCAAGTCGTTAGACACCGGGCGTGAGGAGCGCTTCGCCGACCTGGAGGCGCTGTGCCGCGCCCCCAAATACGCCCACCCGCTGGCCGCCCGGCTGCTGCAGTTTTTTCAGCCGGAGGGCGGTCTGGCGCTGGAGACAACGTCGGAATCGCCGGCGGGCGCGGGCATCGCCGGGTCATCGGCGCTGATGATAGCGGCCACCGGGGCGCTGGCGCGCTACACCGGGCGCCGGATCGGGCGCGAGCAGATGCGCGTGCTGGCGCAGAACGTGGAAGCGCAACTCATCAACGTGCCCACCGGCTGCCAGGATTATTACCCGGCGCTCTACGGCGGCGTGAGCGCCATTCATCTCGACACCGACCAGGTGCGCCGCGAGGCCCTGCCGGTTGCCCCGGAAGAGATCGAGGCGCGTTTCCTGCTGGTGTATACCGGCGCGCCGCGCGCTTCGGGCATCAACAACTGGGAAGTGTTCAAGGCGCACATTGACGGCGACCGCAAGGTGGTGCGCAACTTCGAGCGCATGGCGCAGATCTCGCGCGCCATGCACGGCGCGCTCTCGCACGGCGACTGGGACGAGGTGGCACGCCTGCTGCTGGACGAGTGGAAGTTTCGCAAGAGCAACTACGCGGGCATCTCGACGCCGCTGATTGACAACCTGGTGGCGGTGGCGGCGAAAAATGGCGGGCGCGCCGCCAAGGTGTGCGGCGCCGGCGGCGGCGGGTGCGTGGTGTTCATGGTGCGGGAGGATGCCAAGCAGCGCGTGGCCGAGGCGCTGCGCCAGGCGGGCGGGCGCGTGCTGCCATTCCGCGTGGCGAGCGACGGGCTGGTAATTTCGGCGGTCAACACGGAGACGAAACAACCACATCTGCCAAGCGCGGGCAGATCTGGGGCACCCAGTCCGAGGGGGCGCGCGTGA
- a CDS encoding CPBP family intramembrane metalloprotease, with product MSLWLDNQERVRPGWRFLLGAAVAVIANFIAIGVAGPLAHGKTRLLEALYRPLTLLLLLGGYALLLMSADQVHERLFSAMGLGRFPRWVRQAVWGVAIGTGLTVVAVLCIVISGDLAVVTLKLNSHRLGLALVELFILSTAAMGEEMMFRGYPFHRLAETTGPAIAVVVMSLLFGFAHGGNPHASKLAMVNTCAIGALLCTAYLRTGALWMSWGIHFAWNTALGLVFGLPVSGLTDFAVILRTRATGPRWVTGGAYGIEGSVVGTIVILLGFIPVILLTRTGARGPAGELEIPHPVAPPC from the coding sequence GTGAGCCTGTGGCTCGACAACCAGGAGCGGGTGCGCCCGGGGTGGCGCTTCCTGCTCGGCGCCGCCGTCGCGGTCATCGCCAACTTTATCGCCATCGGCGTGGCCGGGCCGCTGGCGCACGGCAAGACGAGACTGCTGGAAGCGTTGTACCGTCCGCTGACCTTGCTCCTGCTGCTGGGCGGCTATGCGCTGCTGCTGATGTCCGCCGACCAGGTGCACGAACGTTTGTTCTCCGCCATGGGCCTGGGGAGGTTTCCCAGGTGGGTCCGGCAGGCGGTGTGGGGCGTGGCAATCGGGACAGGGCTGACCGTGGTGGCGGTACTCTGCATTGTGATTTCCGGCGACCTGGCGGTGGTGACGCTCAAGCTCAACAGCCACAGGCTCGGGCTGGCGCTGGTGGAGTTGTTCATCCTCTCGACCGCGGCCATGGGCGAGGAGATGATGTTTCGCGGCTATCCGTTCCATCGGCTGGCAGAAACGACGGGGCCGGCGATCGCGGTGGTGGTGATGTCGTTGCTGTTCGGATTCGCCCACGGAGGAAATCCGCACGCCTCGAAGCTGGCCATGGTGAACACCTGCGCCATCGGAGCGCTGCTGTGCACGGCCTACCTGCGCACGGGCGCGCTGTGGATGTCGTGGGGAATCCACTTTGCCTGGAACACCGCACTGGGCCTGGTTTTCGGGCTTCCGGTCAGCGGCCTCACCGACTTTGCCGTGATCCTACGGACGCGCGCCACCGGCCCGCGCTGGGTGACCGGCGGCGCCTACGGCATCGAGGGCAGCGTGGTGGGCACGATCGTCATCCTGCTGGGATTCATCCCCGTGATCCTGCTGACGCGCACGGGCGCGCGTGGGCCTGCCGGTGAGTTGGAAATTCCCCACCCTGTCGCTCCCCCTTGCTAA
- a CDS encoding polyprenyl synthetase family protein, with product MSTTATNAREVFELLRDDLAAIEREFGRDTVSSVRVITEIGEYLRAGGGKRIRPALLLLSSKLFGDGQRGAIQLGAVVEIIHTATLVHDDIIDEAQTRRGRAAANTQWGNSKCVLAGDWLYMQAFKVAVQQRNFRLLDVLTDLTQMMVEGELLQMEKLGRLISLDEHFDLIYRKTACLFSTCMRLGAILGGATSEQEDKLALYGRSTGMAFQIVDDVLDHTASEDILGKPVGSDLREGKVTMAVIHALQRCTPEEREKIQTVMDERAFGSVSHPQILDILNRYGSLDAALARASQFAEDARRALGNFPDSEIKRALLWVPDFVVAREK from the coding sequence GCCGCCATCGAGCGCGAGTTCGGCCGCGACACGGTCTCCAGCGTCCGCGTCATCACCGAGATCGGCGAGTACCTGCGCGCCGGCGGCGGCAAGCGCATCCGGCCCGCCCTGCTCCTGCTTTCTTCCAAGCTGTTCGGCGACGGCCAGAGGGGCGCCATCCAACTGGGCGCAGTGGTCGAAATCATCCACACCGCGACGCTCGTCCACGACGACATCATTGACGAAGCCCAGACCCGCCGCGGCCGCGCCGCTGCCAACACCCAGTGGGGCAATTCCAAATGCGTGCTTGCCGGCGACTGGCTCTACATGCAGGCCTTCAAGGTCGCCGTCCAGCAGCGCAACTTCCGTCTGCTCGATGTGCTGACTGATCTCACCCAGATGATGGTGGAAGGCGAGCTGCTGCAGATGGAGAAGCTCGGCCGCCTTATCTCGCTCGACGAGCATTTCGACCTCATCTACCGCAAGACGGCGTGCTTGTTCTCCACCTGCATGCGCCTCGGCGCCATTCTCGGCGGCGCCACTTCCGAGCAGGAAGACAAGCTCGCGCTCTACGGACGCTCCACCGGCATGGCGTTTCAGATCGTGGATGACGTCCTCGACCATACCGCCTCGGAAGATATCCTCGGCAAGCCGGTCGGCAGCGATCTCCGTGAAGGCAAGGTGACCATGGCGGTCATCCACGCTCTCCAGCGCTGCACCCCCGAGGAACGCGAAAAGATTCAGACCGTCATGGACGAGCGCGCTTTTGGCAGCGTCTCCCACCCCCAGATTCTCGACATTCTCAACCGCTACGGCTCGCTCGACGCCGCCCTCGCCCGCGCCTCGCAGTTCGCCGAAGACGCCCGCCGCGCCCTCGGCAACTTCCCCGACTCGGAAATCAAGCGCGCCCTGCTCTGGGTTCCCGACTTCGTCGTCGCCCGCGAAAAATGA
- a CDS encoding dynamin family protein encodes MTESADQIVRETVGSDITTALARLSAIAAELGADRASSEARDLAARVAEGRFYVACVGQFKRGKSTLLNALVGQSILPAGIIPVTAVPTIVRFGERPAARFRTRDGTWHATDIADLAQFVSEALNPGNAKGIEGVEAFVPSALLAGGMCLVDTPGLGSVFSANTEATHAFVPHVDAAIVVLGADPPISGDEASLVETVSRHVCDLLIVINKADRVSDAEVAASADFARENLATRLGRPSGPMYILSAAERLARTGPDRDWPAFVRALEELAYSSGAELVSSAGLRGLQRIVEQVLAAIAEERGALLRPLQESECRLAAMDQTVAEAERAMHELGYRFTAEQHRLSDLFLDRRKKFLATALVASRTKFDETVNALSPAGGPSFRRAIMARAQDIARHHIVPWLSAEEEFAGHVYREATQRFVEFANDFLHRLAGAGLPELARLPHALDPERGLRTRSRFYFHDFITLAQPSSVFRFAADLFLGFFGGYDRIRRDGAAFLEKLLEVNSSRVRSDINQRLLESRNRLEADIRILLREVTHVAGQALAHARAAQQSGATAVGDALTRLNASESELIAITRLTSKADRCCATMPPAGPGD; translated from the coding sequence ATGACTGAAAGCGCTGATCAGATCGTCCGCGAGACCGTCGGCAGCGACATCACCACGGCGCTGGCCCGCCTGTCCGCCATCGCTGCCGAATTGGGAGCCGACCGCGCCTCCTCCGAGGCACGCGATTTGGCCGCCCGCGTCGCCGAGGGCCGCTTCTACGTTGCCTGCGTCGGCCAATTCAAGCGCGGCAAGTCCACTCTGCTGAACGCGCTCGTTGGTCAATCCATCTTGCCCGCCGGGATTATCCCCGTTACTGCCGTGCCCACCATCGTTCGTTTCGGGGAGCGCCCCGCAGCCCGCTTCCGCACGCGCGATGGCACATGGCACGCCACCGATATCGCCGATCTCGCGCAATTCGTTTCCGAAGCGCTGAATCCGGGTAATGCGAAAGGCATCGAGGGCGTCGAGGCTTTCGTGCCCAGCGCACTTCTGGCCGGCGGAATGTGCCTGGTGGATACGCCCGGCTTAGGTTCCGTGTTCTCCGCCAACACCGAAGCCACGCACGCCTTTGTTCCTCACGTGGATGCTGCCATTGTCGTGCTCGGCGCCGATCCTCCCATTTCCGGCGACGAAGCCAGCCTGGTCGAAACGGTTTCCCGGCATGTCTGCGACCTGCTCATCGTCATCAACAAGGCCGATCGCGTCTCCGACGCCGAAGTCGCCGCCTCCGCCGATTTTGCCAGAGAAAATCTCGCCACCCGCCTTGGTCGCCCGAGCGGCCCGATGTACATCCTGAGCGCTGCCGAGCGCCTCGCGCGCACCGGCCCCGACCGCGATTGGCCGGCATTCGTGCGCGCCCTGGAAGAGCTGGCATACAGCTCCGGCGCGGAGCTGGTTTCCAGCGCGGGTCTGCGCGGCCTCCAGCGCATCGTTGAGCAGGTCCTCGCCGCCATCGCGGAAGAACGCGGCGCCCTCTTGCGTCCGCTCCAGGAATCGGAGTGCCGTCTGGCTGCCATGGATCAAACGGTCGCCGAAGCCGAGCGCGCCATGCACGAACTCGGCTACCGCTTCACCGCCGAGCAGCACCGCCTCTCCGACCTCTTCCTCGACCGCCGCAAGAAATTTCTCGCTACCGCTCTCGTTGCCTCGCGCACGAAGTTTGACGAAACCGTGAACGCGCTTTCTCCCGCCGGCGGACCTTCGTTCCGCCGCGCGATCATGGCTCGCGCCCAGGACATCGCTCGCCACCACATCGTTCCATGGCTCTCCGCCGAGGAGGAATTTGCCGGCCACGTTTATCGCGAAGCCACGCAGCGTTTCGTGGAGTTCGCCAACGATTTTCTGCATCGCCTGGCCGGCGCGGGCCTGCCCGAACTGGCCAGGCTCCCGCACGCGCTTGACCCGGAGCGCGGCTTGCGCACCCGTTCTCGCTTCTACTTTCATGACTTCATAACTCTGGCGCAACCGTCGTCCGTGTTCCGCTTCGCCGCCGATCTGTTTCTCGGATTCTTCGGCGGCTATGATCGCATCCGCCGTGATGGTGCGGCGTTTCTGGAAAAGTTGCTGGAAGTCAACAGCAGCCGCGTGCGGAGTGACATCAACCAGCGGCTCCTGGAAAGCCGTAACCGGCTTGAGGCCGATATTCGCATCCTGTTGCGCGAGGTCACGCATGTCGCCGGGCAGGCCTTGGCGCATGCCCGCGCGGCGCAGCAATCCGGCGCCACCGCCGTCGGCGATGCCCTCACGCGGCTCAACGCCAGCGAGTCGGAATTGATCGCCATCACTCGATTGACCTCGAAGGCGGATCGCTGCTGCGCGACCATGCCCCCGGCGGGCCCAGGTGATTGA